From the genome of Vanessa cardui chromosome 17, ilVanCard2.1, whole genome shotgun sequence:
ttttctgttgtttagtatggatatgatatatctgtttattagaatatcattggctcGCACCAATGCCGAAATTTTAGgcattacataatttttttatcaatataatcttTAACATCTCATTAGTAAATCAATAAGGTAAGAgaagcaatataaaaaatactctaTAAAATAAGGATATAAAACACTTCAATGGTCAATATTTGTAAAGTGTGTAAACTTTCAGCCCGCGGCCGATCTGCAGAAGTGCCCGCACTGCAATCGCGCGTTCGGCTTGCGCGCTTTCGAGCGTCACGTGGAGTGGTGCGCGGACAAGGCAAAGATCTTGCCGGCGGCGCCCGGCCAGCCTCCCCCTCACATTGCTGATGCGAAGCAGAGGCTCAACGCTCGCACGCAGTATAAAGCACCCCCAGTTCGTGGAAGACGGTAACTATATCATTTACAGAATACAATAGCCTAGTCGTAAAGGGTCGCCTTGAAaagatatgtttaattaatacaaaaattataataatcacaaTCATCATGCATGTATTCGATACATCGAATCGCTTTAAAATCGAATGATATCGGAATCTCAGATATAATCGATTAATTGTTGACGAGTAACCGTTTTAAATACATCTAAAAAACTATGAATAACGTCGATGCATTCAAAGCACGATAACATTAGACGCATGAAACATGCGTCGTCGATCAAAGATTTTAACTAGTCTTCAATACAAagagaaatgtaataaaattggtttCTATATTCCATATTCCTTGCTCTGCATTATACATTAATTTCTATGTCCTTTAATGTGGAAAATGTATTCTTACCCTAGGTATACTTGGTACGAATCCTAGCTTCGATGTAGCTAAGTGTGTTATAATAAGGAATATatgtttatgattttaaatatatttctatattttcaagGTCCTCACAAACACGTGAAAAATCATCGAACAGTCGGTCCGCATCAGTGGAATCGACACGCGGTATCTCTCCGCCTCGTGAGTACGGAGACTACAGACACACTCGTACCAGAGCCTCAGGTATcgttgttaatttattcaatacacCATTTCGCTATTGCAATAAGTGTAACAGATTAAAGACTTATTTGTCAACGAGATCATTCagtattaaatacattgtgaGTCAGTAGATGtatattgttgtaaaaaatCGACAGAATCCACGTCCAGTAATGACTACCACGAAGAAAATACAGCGCACGTTCCAGTTATTAGAAACTCAAGAGTTGGTCAAAATAACTCATCGGGAGATGCAAATGTTAAAGCCAGGCAAGCAAGACTTGCCAGAGACCTAAGCAGCTCCAGGTATTATACttcttattttttactattcatCCCAGTATATTGTCTCATGTAGCGAATAAGGGGAAAGGAAGGatctatggtttttttttttcaaatatatttgagtGAGATTTTTCATTCCTATCTccttgtttgtaatttttttccaaaattattaaaatccttCCTTTCCCATTCCTTAGACCGATCCAAGAATCTGATCCAATCGATATCCAACAAACCAATACAgaccttaatattaaaaaagatgataaaaaaagtaagCCCAAATccagatttaatataaaaaaacgagAACAACTAAAAAAGCTCGAAGAAATAGCtaacaaatataatgaaaagAATCAAAATGTACAGaaagataaattaaagaataGAACAAAGAGTTTAGATAAAAAAGATGTGAAAGATCCAAAAAGTCAAATTCCAATACCAAGGAAAACAAATCtaataaaagagaaaaaagGAATCGAATCACAAGTTCTAGTTAAAACTAATAATGTAAACACTATTGAAGCAGAAGAGCAACCTACTTCTTCGTCACTTTCCAGACAAAATGATAGTTcatcaaatgttaaaaataaagtaagaactaaacaaaaaattaaaaaagacagTACAAAGAAAATTGAAGAAAGTACGATGAGTTTAGATAGCCTCGACAATGGTCCATTAAATACGAATAGAgaaaaaaatagtcaatcaGTGGGAATAAATACAGAACTTTTGTGTCCTTGTATACCTTGTGTGATATATGACAATTCAGAATATAAACCAGTGAACAAAAAACGAAACAAATCACTAccgaaaaacaaaataaaactagtaaaaATTGATAATTCTGAGTCACCCGTAGAATTGCTGTATAAAAATCCTAAAATACTAAGTTTTTGCGATGTTGAAAGTGATAAGActtgtaatgaaaatattatcctATCAAACGAAAATTTATCGTTGATCAATTATAACCAAGCTAATTTAATCGAATGTAAATCTTTTACCGATGATTCTTtaactgaaaataatttagaaaaggAAAAGGCTTGTGAAGATAAAAATACAACTGTAtttaacatacattatataaactatatagaACCGAACAAGAATTCTTCAAATGATAATATAGTAAACAGTCTATCTAACTTATCAgcagaaaatattgaaactaattGTGAACACGATCTAAGTGCGGGAAGTTTTGAAGattcatttgatattaaaaaagatgTTAGTGCAGAGGCAGATACAGTTTTAGTTTCTCGTCATAGTAGTGGTGACACCTATACAAAATTCACGGAAGATCCGGCTGATTTAGAGGAATTCCTTAGTATAACAGATAAAATGATTAGTGATAGTAATGAAAAAACACAActcgaaataaataacattgaaaaatcTGTTCAAAATATTCATACACCACGAACGGATTCGATTGAATCAATGAATGGAAAACTCTCTGAAAATAGCACGAAAGATACTAACAAATCTGGACCTGTTTTCTCAGACACTTTAGAAGAACTAAAGAGTAACTTAAAAGATCTTTTAAAAGAAGCAGATCACGAAacagacaatttaaaaatttacaatgaaaCGAAAGaatctgaatataaaaaaaatgtatgtgatatGGAGCACATTACAGTATATGGACTTaaattttatgaacaaaaacagacagtagaaaataatttagtagAAGAAAGACCTTCGGAATTTAAGTTACCGtccataaataaaactaataaattttcgCAAAAcgataaagataaaaatgtgCATAGTAATATCTATAAAGCAAATAGAAATTTTAGAATGTTAAAACATAAGAAAAGAACGAACAGCGAATATCGAACGTTTATCATAAAAGAAAACCAAGAGGATAATTGTGATGAATCACCGCCGTTAAAGTTGCCTCGCATCGAAAATAAAAGGTCTTATTGGTTATCCCTTAAGTCTTCTATCTACCCATCTATATCATTCACGGTTATggcatatttcaaatatattattttttagataattcctcttaatatttgtaattattaaacaataatagatAAAACAATATAGATATGTACAACCTTAAGATTATTATAAGACACaccagttttaaaaataaatcgaaatatgCTTTAATCCGTAAATGAAACTTACATTCATGCTactcaatgtatttttaattatatacgatTACTATCGGGATGTTGAAATACATTAAATGTTTTGATAACATGAACATATCATCCatattaaaattggaaaaaacatttaaaattttcaggCTTGATGATAATTACGATCCCTTCGTATCAGCAGCAAAACAGATGAAAGAACTCATGTCCTCTGATACTAATATTCccaaaaagaataataatcCCAAAGATTCCAATAGAACCCTGCCTAGTTTACGTCCTAAAGATAAACTGTCTACAAGTTACCGTACTGAAAACACTAAAATGATAAAAGACactataaacaaaacatatcaAAAAACACCCACATTGCAACGAATGAAATCCTTCGGTAGCTCAAATAACGACAATAGTAGTCATTCCTTTGGCGGTAGGTGTAGCTCGTTCAGATTAAACCGGAACGATAAGAAACCTAGTCAAAAACTTAATACGACTTTTACTAAATCgagtaaagaaaatattagttCCACTGAAAAATCTTACTTGTGTCGTAACAGCAACTTAAACCGCTCTTTTTCGAGTTATTCAAATTCAAGTTATAGTACACCTaagttaaaagacaaaattCCCAAGATATCTCAATCCATGCATCACGGTTTTCAACGTAGCACCATAAAACAACCTCTAAagttagataaaataaacaaaaccgATGAAAAGAAAGATTTTGTTAATCTCGACGCTATACTTTCTTCTGACAATACTTCAATGACTGACAGTAATTATATAGACCCGCGacttattaatgaaaatgaCAATTTACCGATAAATGTTAATACAATATTGAATAACCCTGATATAATAAGTAGTATGGAATCTTTGCTAACGACAGAAAATTTACCCGCGAAATTTGATTCATTTAGTGCAGTCAAAagtaacgaaaaaaataatgtaaacgattcatgtaacaaaattgataaaaatgaaaattacaacaacaataaaatgAATCCGCCATTATTAAGCGAATTCAATTCTCAATATGAAAAAATGATGTCATCTTTAGAACAAAGTATAGCTTCAAAAACTTCAATAAGAGACGATGATTCTCTTTGCGAAGACTTTGATTTGGAAGAATTTATGATTTCTTTCGATGAAGAAgtccataaacaaaaaattgaaaataagcgCACATGTAGTTCAACAACTAGAATAGTCGCGAAATCGGATCTTTCAAATAATGTCAGTAGTGAAACAAAAGTTGTAAACTCTCCCAAAGTAGTAAATAGTGGTAGAAATGGTTTGATTCCTGTTAACAAATCGAATTCTCTTATTTTTAGCAGTAACAATATAGTAAGTGATAAAATTTTCCCATCCTCCATTAAACGTTCCACCTCCCTCCTTGACTCCATTCAAAAGAAAACCGGAACTAAGATAGATAATTCAAAAGGTCGTCACAAGACAGACCAACTTGAAGATGATCTGATGCAATCTTTAAAAGATTTTGACAAATTCTATGAGTCCGAAAGGATTGAAAATCAATCTTCGAATAAAGAGgttgtcaataataataaaatcgtataTAATGATAAGTCAAAGAAAGAATTTCGTCGAAAAGTGGACCACAAACCTAACAAACATGAAACCAACATCAACGGAAACTACACACCAAACGGAAAATCCACCAATGATTCAGCATATAGCAGGTTAGTCAGGTAATCAATTAATTGGAATTATTTCACAGctactaaatataaaagtacaacATTTAAGTGCGTATTGATAATagattaatgatattttatatttttagcctAAATAGAATATCCCCGTCAAAGTTATCTTTGTGTAATGCAAAAGAGCAGAACGGAGTCACGTCTCATGAACAAATACCTGTTGGTTCCGATTCAAACAGTAGCCACAAAGATGACGTCCGCTCAATTTCCAGTGAAGAATTTTTAGCAATGGAACGGTCAGCTGAGCTTGACGGTCCAATACCGCGTACTGAAACACACAAGGAACTAGAGACCCCTGCAATTAACGGTTAACAAacaattaagtttattatttattttattaatattcatgtttccttactttaatactttaaaatattttcacagaTAAAAGAGTTAGTTCCCGGGCGTCTTCTAGGCACAGCCCTACATGGAGACAACGGCACGAGACCCTGAGCTCCAGTGGATCTGAAACATCTCTGCACCGACAACGCAGAGACTCCATCCCCGCACCGCGTCTCTCTCGCTTCTGTCACGAGTGCGGGAATAAATTTCCCGTGGAGACGGCCAAATTTTGTATCGAATGTGGTGTCAAAAGACTTGTAGTGTAATCAAAGTTACGGTGTGGATGAGCGATTTCTAGTCTAAATAATTGTTTGAGGTTTGTGAGCTACGCGCGTTGTCACGTGCGAAACATTTGCCAATTATAGGCGTCATGTCAATTTGTTTTCGGTGAATAAACTATATGGAAAAGAGTAATTTTTGCAAACATGcacttttaattacattttcatagtaaatatgacaattaagaaatattttagaacGACAAATTGACTAAATgcaaatataagtatttattcgCTTTTGGGATTTAAAATACATCTGTGGTTGGTTTACACAGATGGTTTAAAATAGatctctattaatatatttacaaacctAATACTTTTCGATTTGCACAAATACTGAAGAAGAatgtaaaattcaattaaaataggtATCTaccatattttaattgattgatcTATTGTTTTATAGTGTCGCGTTACCAAAATTTATATGTCAAACTACCCTTTTGAATAAGTGCCTTTACATGTTAGGAAAGATTGTATGAAACTTATGATacccatataatatattttaccatttaattattgtaatctgGGGCCAgcagcttttaatttaaatatctgtgATAAATCGGAAAATAGATCAAAAAACGAACAACTCGCAAGTTAAATACAATGGAAAAATTAAGTGCCAATTTTGCTTTTGGTTTGAGTGGAATTTTgtgaatctatatttttatttatgttttgtacTTGTTggtaaatgtattttgttttttaattttttagttaaaCTTCCAAGATTTTTAACTCTTTTAACATCTCTTCTACGAATGTAGCCATTTTTAACAAGACTGatttgattttcaaatatttgaaagtaTGATCCTTACTGACTGTTATaatgaattgttttaataattattacatcataataaattaacattgaaatttaatggttttatttcttattattcaaACTTTAGTTAGACACCATTATCATGAGTAACAAATCAgggaattttatcaaaaaaacagTGAAAAATTTATATCACTAAACACATAGGATTTAGTTAGGCAACCCATTTGCAATTTACTGGTGTAATCAGGGTAAGAAAAagtttgtcaccttaagatctacttTCGTGTGCTCTGTGTGAGCGAAAATTTACTTTACCGATCAAGaaaatatgacactgacagacatattttaacaattcagtagaagatatcgtatttaatttgaatttgtaatgaataattacgctattaaaaagatttcatgttgatataaaactacatgtggtccaaagatgttacactacaCTATTTTTTTGAACAagttatcatataatatatgtttaattttaaattcagttgtcagtttagCGCTTAGGTGTCAAAAGGTTCTAAGGGTTtacgatttgataaaggaatgaatttgaaaacttacaagtttttctttctttcacTGTACATtatcaaacatataaaatttttcACTGTCAGATAACAGGTTaggtatatatttcttaaaccTTATCTTAGACTACATGTGACAATGACTGTGACTACAGTGAACaacacatattatttaaaaaatattttaatagtaagaTAGGGTAGAAGAAATGTTACCACTTTTTATGGGTTTAACATTCAATAATAAAGAGGTCATCAtagtatgaatattataaaaataccaatTGAAAATAGGAAAGTTAATTGGGTCAATACtacgaaacaaaatatattatatataatatccttGCTTAAGACAAACAAATGATGATGAATGTGATTgaagaaataacaaaaaaaactagaGTATTGTTGAGTATGGACTTATTGCAAGaacttataaattacaaaaatattaataagcacCAAATGCATTAATAACAAAGATTAATCTCTATcaaacattgtatttttttctgtagttattatgagaaataatgttttttaagcaataaGTTCTTGCAATAagcttacaatatattatatatccaaCATATACTTATTAGTGTTAAAAACTCTTGAAAaagaaacattatataatattaaattagtatttacaTTTAGCCCTAAACCATAATGTCAGAGTTACAGTCTAAACATGCTCTTATAGGCTTTTCTCGTTGGCAAAGCTCCTCTTACTCGGAGTCTACGAAGAGCCTCTCGAAGATGTTTTGGCTGCAATGGACCAGGTTCACCTGATTTCTCCAATACCTCTAAAGCTGAAAAAGAATTCACAATTAGTTCTGTATGTATCTATATCTGTATCTGTATCTTTTTCATATctctaaatttaaaaaccataaataacattgatacaactcacttatttataaatgctatattttcatatttataattttaaatagtcatGATCATCTTGCTATTCTGAAcaatttccattaaaaataaaaacaaatcttaaGATCATTTGTATACCTTCTTCAACAACTTCTCCTACAAAAACTTTTGCTATTCCAGACATGGCTATAACTACATTCTGCCCCACTGAACATCCTGTGATAGTCTGCATCAATCTTTTCACTGCTGCCTTTGGAAATGCTGCTCGACGGTACATTTCATATCTATCTAACTGTTCTTCAGTAAAATTTGATACTAATactctgaaaaataaattaaaataatataaataaatatctattaaatcaTTGGATTAATAAAACACTTTACCATCCGTATAATTTCCACAAGGTCAATCTGCAGGAACAAGAAATATACTTACTGCATTTTTTccctttcttcttcttctaactctttttttgttttcttttctcTTTCTCTTTCACTCATTTCTTCTGTAGTTTGATAATCTAGATTGT
Proteins encoded in this window:
- the LOC124537106 gene encoding J domain-containing protein DDB_G0295729 isoform X6: MKKRTISKLKSLFGSKKGKRQQEQQQSLKSSRSPSPDLNSPASTGSESFRPIQRTPPPTRVGPPPSPPVPTNPIVPVAPEPSGPLPLSPCPVCGRTFVPQSLAKHVKICEKMTVKKRKTFDSSRQRREGTDLEQYLPKNFGLPENSPFLEKSPPNTAKAAPKPKNHSVRSAIMKPAADLQKCPHCNRAFGLRAFERHVEWCADKAKILPAAPGQPPPHIADAKQRLNARTQYKAPPVRGRRSSQTREKSSNSRSASVESTRGISPPREYGDYRHTRTRASESTSSNDYHEENTAHVPVIRNSRVGQNNSSGDANVKARQARLARDLSSSRPIQESDPIDIQQTNTDLNIKKDDKKSKPKSRFNIKKREQLKKLEEIANKYNEKNQNVQKDKLKNRTKSLDKKDVKDPKSQIPIPRKTNLIKEKKGIESQVLVKTNNVNTIEAEEQPTSSSLSRQNDSSSNVKNKVRTKQKIKKDSTKKIEESTMSLDSLDNGPLNTNREKNSQSVGINTELLCPCIPCVIYDNSEYKPVNKKRNKSLPKNKIKLVKIDNSESPVELLYKNPKILSFCDVESDKTCNENIILSNENLSLINYNQANLIECKSFTDDSLTENNLEKEKACEDKNTTVFNIHYINYIEPNKNSSNDNIVNSLSNLSAENIETNCEHDLSAGSFEDSFDIKKDVSAEADTVLVSRHSSGDTYTKFTEDPADLEEFLSITDKMISDSNEKTQLEINNIEKSVQNIHTPRTDSIESMNGKLSENSTKDTNKSGPVFSDTLEELKSNLKDLLKEADHETDNLKIYNETKESEYKKNVCDMEHITVYGLKFYEQKQTVENNLVEERPSEFKLPSINKTNKFSQNDKDKNVHSNIYKANRNFRMLKHKKRTNSEYRTFIIKENQEDNCDESPPLKLPRIENKSSNNIVSDKIFPSSIKRSTSLLDSIQKKTGTKIDNSKGRHKTDQLEDDLMQSLKDFDKFYESERIENQSSNKEVVNNNKIVYNDKSKKEFRRKVDHKPNKHETNINGNYTPNGKSTNDSAYSRLVSLNRISPSKLSLCNAKEQNGVTSHEQIPVGSDSNSSHKDDVRSISSEEFLAMERSAELDGPIPRTETHKELETPAINDKRVSSRASSRHSPTWRQRHETLSSSGSETSLHRQRRDSIPAPRLSRFCHECGNKFPVETAKFCIECGVKRLVV
- the LOC124537106 gene encoding probable serine/threonine-protein kinase DDB_G0282963 isoform X4, which gives rise to MDIYEGKRQQEQQQSLKSSRSPSPDLNSPASTGSESFRPIQRTPPPTRVGPPPSPPVPTNPIVPVAPEPSGPLPLSPCPVCGRTFVPQSLAKHVKICEKMTVKKRKTFDSSRQRREGTDLEQYLPKNFGLPENSPFLEKSPPNTAKAAPKPKNHSVRSAIMKPAADLQKCPHCNRAFGLRAFERHVEWCADKAKILPAAPGQPPPHIADAKQRLNARTQYKAPPVRGRRSSQTREKSSNSRSASVESTRGISPPREYGDYRHTRTRASESTSSNDYHEENTAHVPVIRNSRVGQNNSSGDANVKARQARLARDLSSSRLDDNYDPFVSAAKQMKELMSSDTNIPKKNNNPKDSNRTLPSLRPKDKLSTSYRTENTKMIKDTINKTYQKTPTLQRMKSFGSSNNDNSSHSFGGRCSSFRLNRNDKKPSQKLNTTFTKSSKENISSTEKSYLCRNSNLNRSFSSYSNSSYSTPKLKDKIPKISQSMHHGFQRSTIKQPLKLDKINKTDEKKDFVNLDAILSSDNTSMTDSNYIDPRLINENDNLPINVNTILNNPDIISSMESLLTTENLPAKFDSFSAVKSNEKNNVNDSCNKIDKNENYNNNKMNPPLLSEFNSQYEKMMSSLEQSIASKTSIRDDDSLCEDFDLEEFMISFDEEVHKQKIENKRTCSSTTRIVAKSDLSNNVSSETKVVNSPKVVNSGRNGLIPVNKSNSLIFSSNNIVSDKIFPSSIKRSTSLLDSIQKKTGTKIDNSKGRHKTDQLEDDLMQSLKDFDKFYESERIENQSSNKEVVNNNKIVYNDKSKKEFRRKVDHKPNKHETNINGNYTPNGKSTNDSAYSRLVSLNRISPSKLSLCNAKEQNGVTSHEQIPVGSDSNSSHKDDVRSISSEEFLAMERSAELDGPIPRTETHKELETPAINDKRVSSRASSRHSPTWRQRHETLSSSGSETSLHRQRRDSIPAPRLSRFCHECGNKFPVETAKFCIECGVKRLVV
- the LOC124537106 gene encoding probable serine/threonine-protein kinase DDB_G0282963 isoform X3, giving the protein MLSCFCGNRKAGKRQQEQQQSLKSSRSPSPDLNSPASTGSESFRPIQRTPPPTRVGPPPSPPVPTNPIVPVAPEPSGPLPLSPCPVCGRTFVPQSLAKHVKICEKMTVKKRKTFDSSRQRREGTDLEQYLPKNFGLPENSPFLEKSPPNTAKAAPKPKNHSVRSAIMKPAADLQKCPHCNRAFGLRAFERHVEWCADKAKILPAAPGQPPPHIADAKQRLNARTQYKAPPVRGRRSSQTREKSSNSRSASVESTRGISPPREYGDYRHTRTRASESTSSNDYHEENTAHVPVIRNSRVGQNNSSGDANVKARQARLARDLSSSRLDDNYDPFVSAAKQMKELMSSDTNIPKKNNNPKDSNRTLPSLRPKDKLSTSYRTENTKMIKDTINKTYQKTPTLQRMKSFGSSNNDNSSHSFGGRCSSFRLNRNDKKPSQKLNTTFTKSSKENISSTEKSYLCRNSNLNRSFSSYSNSSYSTPKLKDKIPKISQSMHHGFQRSTIKQPLKLDKINKTDEKKDFVNLDAILSSDNTSMTDSNYIDPRLINENDNLPINVNTILNNPDIISSMESLLTTENLPAKFDSFSAVKSNEKNNVNDSCNKIDKNENYNNNKMNPPLLSEFNSQYEKMMSSLEQSIASKTSIRDDDSLCEDFDLEEFMISFDEEVHKQKIENKRTCSSTTRIVAKSDLSNNVSSETKVVNSPKVVNSGRNGLIPVNKSNSLIFSSNNIVSDKIFPSSIKRSTSLLDSIQKKTGTKIDNSKGRHKTDQLEDDLMQSLKDFDKFYESERIENQSSNKEVVNNNKIVYNDKSKKEFRRKVDHKPNKHETNINGNYTPNGKSTNDSAYSRLVSLNRISPSKLSLCNAKEQNGVTSHEQIPVGSDSNSSHKDDVRSISSEEFLAMERSAELDGPIPRTETHKELETPAINDKRVSSRASSRHSPTWRQRHETLSSSGSETSLHRQRRDSIPAPRLSRFCHECGNKFPVETAKFCIECGVKRLVV
- the LOC124537106 gene encoding probable serine/threonine-protein kinase DDB_G0282963 isoform X2 produces the protein MKKRTISKLKSLFGSKKGKRQQEQQQSLKSSRSPSPDLNSPASTGSESFRPIQRTPPPTRVGPPPSPPVPTNPIVPVAPEPSGPLPLSPCPVCGRTFVPQSLAKHVKICEKMTVKKRKTFDSSRQRREGTDLEQYLPKNFGLPENSPFLEKSPPNTAKAAPKPKNHSVRSAIMKPAADLQKCPHCNRAFGLRAFERHVEWCADKAKILPAAPGQPPPHIADAKQRLNARTQYKAPPVRGRRSSQTREKSSNSRSASVESTRGISPPREYGDYRHTRTRASESTSSNDYHEENTAHVPVIRNSRVGQNNSSGDANVKARQARLARDLSSSRLDDNYDPFVSAAKQMKELMSSDTNIPKKNNNPKDSNRTLPSLRPKDKLSTSYRTENTKMIKDTINKTYQKTPTLQRMKSFGSSNNDNSSHSFGGRCSSFRLNRNDKKPSQKLNTTFTKSSKENISSTEKSYLCRNSNLNRSFSSYSNSSYSTPKLKDKIPKISQSMHHGFQRSTIKQPLKLDKINKTDEKKDFVNLDAILSSDNTSMTDSNYIDPRLINENDNLPINVNTILNNPDIISSMESLLTTENLPAKFDSFSAVKSNEKNNVNDSCNKIDKNENYNNNKMNPPLLSEFNSQYEKMMSSLEQSIASKTSIRDDDSLCEDFDLEEFMISFDEEVHKQKIENKRTCSSTTRIVAKSDLSNNVSSETKVVNSPKVVNSGRNGLIPVNKSNSLIFSSNNIVSDKIFPSSIKRSTSLLDSIQKKTGTKIDNSKGRHKTDQLEDDLMQSLKDFDKFYESERIENQSSNKEVVNNNKIVYNDKSKKEFRRKVDHKPNKHETNINGNYTPNGKSTNDSAYSSLNRISPSKLSLCNAKEQNGVTSHEQIPVGSDSNSSHKDDVRSISSEEFLAMERSAELDGPIPRTETHKELETPAINDKRVSSRASSRHSPTWRQRHETLSSSGSETSLHRQRRDSIPAPRLSRFCHECGNKFPVETAKFCIECGVKRLVV
- the LOC124537106 gene encoding probable serine/threonine-protein kinase DDB_G0282963 isoform X5, which produces MKKRTISKLKSLFGSKKGKRQQEQQQSLKSSRSPSPDLNSPASTGSESFRPIQRTPPPTRVGPPPSPPVPTNPIVPVAPEPSGPLPLSPCPVCGRTFVPQSLAKHVKICEKMTVKKRKTFDSSRQRREENSPFLEKSPPNTAKAAPKPKNHSVRSAIMKPAADLQKCPHCNRAFGLRAFERHVEWCADKAKILPAAPGQPPPHIADAKQRLNARTQYKAPPVRGRRSSQTREKSSNSRSASVESTRGISPPREYGDYRHTRTRASESTSSNDYHEENTAHVPVIRNSRVGQNNSSGDANVKARQARLARDLSSSRLDDNYDPFVSAAKQMKELMSSDTNIPKKNNNPKDSNRTLPSLRPKDKLSTSYRTENTKMIKDTINKTYQKTPTLQRMKSFGSSNNDNSSHSFGGRCSSFRLNRNDKKPSQKLNTTFTKSSKENISSTEKSYLCRNSNLNRSFSSYSNSSYSTPKLKDKIPKISQSMHHGFQRSTIKQPLKLDKINKTDEKKDFVNLDAILSSDNTSMTDSNYIDPRLINENDNLPINVNTILNNPDIISSMESLLTTENLPAKFDSFSAVKSNEKNNVNDSCNKIDKNENYNNNKMNPPLLSEFNSQYEKMMSSLEQSIASKTSIRDDDSLCEDFDLEEFMISFDEEVHKQKIENKRTCSSTTRIVAKSDLSNNVSSETKVVNSPKVVNSGRNGLIPVNKSNSLIFSSNNIVSDKIFPSSIKRSTSLLDSIQKKTGTKIDNSKGRHKTDQLEDDLMQSLKDFDKFYESERIENQSSNKEVVNNNKIVYNDKSKKEFRRKVDHKPNKHETNINGNYTPNGKSTNDSAYSRLVSLNRISPSKLSLCNAKEQNGVTSHEQIPVGSDSNSSHKDDVRSISSEEFLAMERSAELDGPIPRTETHKELETPAINDKRVSSRASSRHSPTWRQRHETLSSSGSETSLHRQRRDSIPAPRLSRFCHECGNKFPVETAKFCIECGVKRLVV
- the LOC124537106 gene encoding probable serine/threonine-protein kinase DDB_G0282963 isoform X1, whose protein sequence is MKKRTISKLKSLFGSKKGKRQQEQQQSLKSSRSPSPDLNSPASTGSESFRPIQRTPPPTRVGPPPSPPVPTNPIVPVAPEPSGPLPLSPCPVCGRTFVPQSLAKHVKICEKMTVKKRKTFDSSRQRREGTDLEQYLPKNFGLPENSPFLEKSPPNTAKAAPKPKNHSVRSAIMKPAADLQKCPHCNRAFGLRAFERHVEWCADKAKILPAAPGQPPPHIADAKQRLNARTQYKAPPVRGRRSSQTREKSSNSRSASVESTRGISPPREYGDYRHTRTRASESTSSNDYHEENTAHVPVIRNSRVGQNNSSGDANVKARQARLARDLSSSRLDDNYDPFVSAAKQMKELMSSDTNIPKKNNNPKDSNRTLPSLRPKDKLSTSYRTENTKMIKDTINKTYQKTPTLQRMKSFGSSNNDNSSHSFGGRCSSFRLNRNDKKPSQKLNTTFTKSSKENISSTEKSYLCRNSNLNRSFSSYSNSSYSTPKLKDKIPKISQSMHHGFQRSTIKQPLKLDKINKTDEKKDFVNLDAILSSDNTSMTDSNYIDPRLINENDNLPINVNTILNNPDIISSMESLLTTENLPAKFDSFSAVKSNEKNNVNDSCNKIDKNENYNNNKMNPPLLSEFNSQYEKMMSSLEQSIASKTSIRDDDSLCEDFDLEEFMISFDEEVHKQKIENKRTCSSTTRIVAKSDLSNNVSSETKVVNSPKVVNSGRNGLIPVNKSNSLIFSSNNIVSDKIFPSSIKRSTSLLDSIQKKTGTKIDNSKGRHKTDQLEDDLMQSLKDFDKFYESERIENQSSNKEVVNNNKIVYNDKSKKEFRRKVDHKPNKHETNINGNYTPNGKSTNDSAYSRLVSLNRISPSKLSLCNAKEQNGVTSHEQIPVGSDSNSSHKDDVRSISSEEFLAMERSAELDGPIPRTETHKELETPAINDKRVSSRASSRHSPTWRQRHETLSSSGSETSLHRQRRDSIPAPRLSRFCHECGNKFPVETAKFCIECGVKRLVV